CAAGTTCTTATTGGTGATCCGATTTGGATCCAGGTCAACAATCTTTCTGCCAATCAAATGGTTACAATTACTATTTCTGGACAGGATCAATTGGGAAATATTTGGACTTCAGAAGCAACTTTCCAAGCCAAGGCAAATGGGACCGTCGATATTTCAAGCGATGCTCCGATTGAGGGATCCTACCAAGGAGTTGATCAAGCCGGATTATTCTGGTCAATGACCTGTAAACCAACCGGTGAATATGTTTCTCCATTTGTTGCTATGCATTTACTTACGGTTACCTTAATGGTAAATGGAGAGAAAAAAGTAAGCCAAAATATTGAGCGTATTGCCTATCAACATATTGAACAGCAAAATTTAACCGAGCCAATAGTCGGAGTTTTTTTTAAGCCTCAAGAAATTACCCAACCCACTCCTGCACTCATCGTTTTAGGAGGATCTGAAGGCGGTTATAATCAAGGGTGGGCAGCCGTTCTTGCTTCTAAAACCCGAATGCCAACTTTGGCTTTAGCATATTTTGGCTTAGAAGGCTTACCATCTACCTTGGAAAATATTCCTCTTGAAACTATTCAAAAAGCGATTGATTGGTTAAATCAACAACCTACTGTTAAAAAGGATTGTTTTGGTCTAATCGGAGCATCGCGAGGTGGGGAATTGGCGATACTTGCAGCTTCGATTTTTCCTCAAATCAAGGCGGTAGTAGGATACACACCGAGTGGGATTATTTGGGAAGGGATTGGAAATCAGAATACCTCAGCTTGGACCTTTCAAGGTAAACCATTTCCTTATCTTCGAGTAATGATAAGCGATGAGATGAACAAATTATTTTTAGAAGCACAAAAAAATGGTACCGTTTATTTTAATGCCCCTTCATTTCTCTACAGTCTAAAAATGCAACAATCTCAGATTCCCGAAGCGACCATTCCAGTTGAAAATTCAAAGGCGGCATTTCTACTTATTGGGAATCCTCAGGACGGTGTTTGGCCATCAGATATTTTATCGAAGTATACCATTGACCGACTTCGAGAACATAATTATCCTCATTCATATGAATTGCTTTCTTATAACAATGGTGGACATATGCTCATTCCTTACCCCTATTATCCAACTACGATGAGAGAGTTTTATTTACCAACTGTAAAAGTTTGGGAAGGTTTAGGAGGTACGGCAAGAGATGCTGCCAAAGCTGCAGAAGATTCTTGGCCAAAAGTTATTGAGTTTCTCCACCGGGAATTAGAGACCGAATAAATTAAACAGATTTTCACCTTAGGAAAAGAGTGATGAGGCAGCATAGCTTCAGGCAACAACTCTCTTGACAGACACCGCACCGGAGAACCGATCATGGTAAGTTGGGATAAGCTACAGTCGGGGATGATCCGATGCGGCTTGTGACTTTGTTTGATGTGTATGATGCGCTCTATGCTTGGTGTCGGCTGCAACCCGGCCGTTAGGGTTCACATGACTACGCTACGTCATTTGCTGGCAGCCCTACTCCTTCCAATCATCGTTGCATGTGGTGGCTGCGCCTCTACGACCACATCGCAATTGGTGCCTTCCCCACAGCTACCCGTGTGCCAGAGCTCAGCCAAAGCTCTCATCCTGTGGATGCCACAGTGGCGGCCTGATCAAAAGGATGTCCCTGCGCGAGAAACCGCCGCTGCAGAAGGCATTGCCCAGTTTTTTGCCGAGTCTGGTTGCTTTGCGTCGGCTGTGGTTCAGCGAATCGCCCAGCCATCCGCAACATCCATAGCAGCCGCAGTTGCGGAAGCGCAATCGCACTATGACAAGCTTGTCATCGTCACGGTTCGTGAGCTGGGACCAATAGTCAAAATCGGATCGTCTATCGCCCTTGTCGAGGGCGGAACCGAAGTAGTGCTGGATCTTGCAGAATACCTACTTCCTGAGTCCAAGCCGCAGCGTGTTTTCGCCGTGCAGTGGCGCAATGGCGGCCCCGGCGTTATCAAAGGTGTGGCGAGCCTGTCACAAGACATACAATCTGCGCTGGCTGCAGGCATGCAGCCAGAAAAACGATGATACCCAACACTGCGCTCCACCCGACCGGCTACAGCGGGCTTCGCCCGCTTCCGCCGACGGGTGCATGTGAACGTTGGAATAAAAGATAAATGAGGAAATGATAGGCCATCCAAGTTGAATTGCAAGGTCGTCATGGCTATTGGTGAAGAAAATAGCCAAAATACCAATGCGTTTGTGAAACTCAAAAATAGGGTAAGGGTATACTTAAAGGAAGGTTGGAGGCCGGTCGGTGGCCCCAAAAATCAGGTAAAAAGCGACTTTTTTTGAGGCCATCCTTTTTATGTTTTATGTCGATCGTCATTTGCCTTCTTTGGCCTTGATGGCCTGAAAACTCTCCTGAACGGCTTTGCGTTTTTCCGGTTTGGTCAGCATGTCATAAGCGGACAGGGCGACGGCTTTTGCAACGACAACCGTCGATTTCCACCCCTCATCGGAATTGGCCGCTTCTCGAAACGCGTCGCTGTGGAGGGCTGTGCCTTCCGGGGCGATTTTGAACCAGACATTGACCGTAGGATAGGTGTAGCTGACCATGCCCAGATCGGAGGATGCCAGTTCGTCGAAATCTTTGAACTGGTCGTTGGAAACGCCAAGCGCTTTCAGATGGGCCTGGACATCTTCCAAGAGTGGCGGGACGGAGATGGCTGCTTTCAAGGCTACTCGGGGCTCCTTGAACTCCAGGGTGGCTCCCGTTCCCAATTCGCCTGCCTTGGCGCAGTTGACGATCTTCTGGTAGGCATTTTCCATGGTGATGGTGTCCAGCGCCCGGCAGGCGAATTCCGCCTGGGCCAGATCCGGCACCACGTTGACCGGCCCGCCGCCTTTGGGGATCACACCATGGATGCGCACATCCTGCCGCAGATGTTCCCGAAGGCTATCGACACAGTTGAACGTGAGCAGCACACCACGCAGCGCATTGATACCCTTGTGGGGTGCGGCCGCAGCATGGGCCGATTTGCCTTTGAAAGTGAAGGTCGCCCGCTTCATCGCCAGAAGGCGCTGATCCAGGCTCCAGCGGTCCGAGCCGTGCGTGATGAAGACCACATCCGAGCCATCGAAATATCCGCCTTCAAGCAATGCGACCTTGCCGCCGCCCATGGACCCCCTCTCCTCGTCCGGTGTTCCGATGACCCATACCCGGCCGGGCGTATCCTTCATGACCTTGGCCAAACCGGCTGCGGCCATCAGACCTGATGTAGCGATCAGGTTGTGTCCGCAGGCATGGCCATTGGCCAGCGCATCGTATTCCAGCATGATCGTCACCGTCGGGCCGGGCCCCTTACCCACCATTTCGGCCTTGAAAGCCGTTTTGGCAACGCCGCCCTTCACAAGGTCTTCGGGAACTTTGAGATCCCCCGTCACGCTGTAGCCCAGTTTGGTGAGCTCTTCCTTCAGCAATGCAGAACTCTTGAACTCCTGTTGACCGGTTTCCTTGAACTCCCATATCTGCTGCGATACACCCCGGCAGCTCTTGCTTGCTTCGTCGATCGCAGCGGTGATTTTTTTCTGGTCTGCGGAAGCGGAACCGGCGGCACAGACGAACAGCAACAACAGAACGGAAAGCAACGGACTGAACCTGGATTTTCTCATGACGCCTCCTGTTGATTGGTTGTTACGGATGTTCAGGGTATCATCCTTGATGTCTTGACTCTCTGGGATTTGGGGATATGATGCAACGGTAATCTGAAAAAGATCAACAGCATTTCTTGACGACTTCGAAAAAACCATTGGTTCGAAACACCCTGCACGGGGTTGGGCGGCTGCTGCATCCAATGAATTCATTGGATTTATATTGTGTTTTCTCCTGGAGAACGCCCGGTCCAATCACGCCTTTGGCGTGATCTCCGGCGGCTTCAAACAAGTTCCCGCTGCATCGCAAAACAGCCTGCCCTCCGGCTCAAGTTGTACCCAAAACGGGTTTTCCGTTCAGGCACTATATAAAAGAGGGGGATGCCTCATGGACAAGATACTGGTTGGCAAAGGTGACAGACCGGTTTACCTGCTTTCCCGATACGGCAATCGTCATGGACTGGTGGCCGGTGCGACGGGAACCGGCAAGACAATTTCACTCCAGGTACTGGCGGAAGGTTTTTCGCGTTTGGGCGTACCCGTCTTTATGGCCGATGTGAAGGGAGATGTCGCTGGTTTGGCGATGGCGGGCTCACCCAGCGAAAGGATTCGGGAGCGGGTTGCCCAAATTGGCATCGAGGGCTTCAGCCATGAAGCAAACCCGGTGGTGTTTCTGGATGTTTTCGGCAAGGCAGGCCACCCGGTTCGCACGACGATCTCGGAGATGGGACCCAGCCTGCTGGGGCGTATCCTCGAGTTGAACGATACGCAGGAAGGCATCCTGGAAATCGCCTTTAAATTGGCTGACGATCAGGGCCTGCTTTTGCTCGACATGGATGACCTGCGGGCCCTGCTCAATTTCGTTGCGGAAAACCGAACGGAAATCTCGACCCATTATGGCCTTGTCAGCACCCAGTCCATATCGGCCATTCAGCGCTCGCTTCTGTCGCTGGAACGGGAAGGGGGAAAATCCCTTTTCGGTGAGCCTGCACTGGATTTGAGTGACATGATGCGAACCGATCTCAGTGGCCGCGGCATCATCAGCATCCTCGCTGCGGACCAACTGATCCTGAAACCGCGGCTCTATGCGAGTTTTCTCTTGTGGCTGCTCGCGGAATTCTATGAAAACCTGCCCGAGGTCGGGGACCTCGACAAGCCGAGACTGGTTTTCTTTTTTGACGAAGCGCACCTGCTCTTCAACGACGCGCCGCCCGTGCTGCGGCAGCGGGTTGAGCAGGTTGTTCGCCTCATCCGGTCAAAAGGCGTCGGCGTGTACTTTTGCTCCCAATATCCGGATGATGTGCCCAATGAAATTCTGGGGCAGCTTGGCAACCGCATCCAGCACGCCCTGAGGGCCTACACCCCCCGTGACCAGAAAGCCGTGAAAACAGCTGCGGAAACCTTTGTGGCAAACCCCAGTGCGGCCGGGCAAGGTCGCGTGTTTTAGTGGGTGAGAAGCCCATCCCGGAAGGCATAGCCAGCGCCAAGATGAACTCGATGTTGCCCTTGTCCTGTCTCAATTGGGTGTCGGCGAAGCGCTGGTTTCCACGCTCCAGGACAAGGGGGCGCGCTCGATGTTGCCCTTGTCCTGTCTCAATTGGGTGTCGGCGAAGCGCTGGTTTCCACGCTCCAGGACAAGGGGGTGCCGATGCCGGTGGAGCGGACCCTCATCTGTCCGCCCCGATGCCGGATCGGGACGATTACGCCGGAAGAACGAATGAATGTCATGGCCAGAAGCCCCATAGGCGGCAAATATGATATTCCGGTCAACCGCGAGTCGGCCTACGAGATTCTGCAGCGACGGACAATGGAAAAGACGCCCGGCGAAACGCCGCGATCGAATCGCGGCAGGGGCGAAAAACCTCCCGAAAGCCAGGGGGTGATCGGTGATTTGCTCTGGGGAACCAGCCGCCGTCAGGGCCTGGTGGAAACCATGGCCAAACAGGCGGCGCGAACCGTGGCCAGCCAGATCGGCCGCCAGATACTGCGCGGCGTGCTGGGCGGCATCCTGGGCGGATCGAGCAGGCGATAGTTCTTTAAAGCAGTTGACAGTCGGCGGTGGGCGGTGTGGCCCGTCGCCCCTGCAGACTGCCGGAATCATGATCAAGAGCTCGTTTTACAGCAGGCGTTATGAACGAGATTCATCAGAATCTTTGAGATATGAAAGGCCGATCCCTTGATATTCAGGGGCGTTTCCGCAAGATGGCTCTCGATATGGACGTCCGGAAAACCGGAGGGTCAGCCAATCCAGGTGCATTGCCCGCCTGCTGCTTTTGACTCTGAGGTCAGGGGAAATGGAATTCATGACGAATACATGGGGTTAGCGGCCAGACATTCAATTCTTTTCCGGCATGACCGAGGAATGATGGCTTGTAATGAGCCATTCTGAGCCGTTCCAGCGATAGGTGAACGTGTAGCGCCCACTGATCTGTTGCCCTGTCTTGGCAAACGTGAATGTGTAAAGTCCGGCATCGACCGCTGCATTACAACCGATGTCGATATAGCGCATGTCGATCCTGCCGGAGGGACCATTCTCCAGGAAATGGTGGAAGTAGTCCTCCTTTTCGGCGGGTGTGAGCCGGGGTTTGTTTGAAACGGTAGGCAGGAGGATCGAGTGCTCCGCATAGTTTGCCACGACCTGGTGCGCATCGCCTGTCATCAACGACTGGTTCCAGCGATCGAACAGCGATCCGATTTCCTGCTCGGTCGTTTCCTTGCAAGTCTCGATATATGTATTTGAAACAGTTCTCGATGGCCCCTGGTGAGAGGCGCAGCCTGCAAGTGCAACGAAAGCCGCAAATACAATCAATAGACGTTTTTTCATGCCGCCTCCCTTTTCTTCAACTTGGTTGGAATTCACGAAAAACGGAAATCGG
This DNA window, taken from Desulfatirhabdium butyrativorans DSM 18734, encodes the following:
- a CDS encoding helicase HerA-like domain-containing protein, translating into MDKILVGKGDRPVYLLSRYGNRHGLVAGATGTGKTISLQVLAEGFSRLGVPVFMADVKGDVAGLAMAGSPSERIRERVAQIGIEGFSHEANPVVFLDVFGKAGHPVRTTISEMGPSLLGRILELNDTQEGILEIAFKLADDQGLLLLDMDDLRALLNFVAENRTEISTHYGLVSTQSISAIQRSLLSLEREGGKSLFGEPALDLSDMMRTDLSGRGIISILAADQLILKPRLYASFLLWLLAEFYENLPEVGDLDKPRLVFFFDEAHLLFNDAPPVLRQRVEQVVRLIRSKGVGVYFCSQYPDDVPNEILGQLGNRIQHALRAYTPRDQKAVKTAAETFVANPSAAGQGRVF
- a CDS encoding M20 family metallopeptidase; the encoded protein is MRKSRFSPLLSVLLLLFVCAAGSASADQKKITAAIDEASKSCRGVSQQIWEFKETGQQEFKSSALLKEELTKLGYSVTGDLKVPEDLVKGGVAKTAFKAEMVGKGPGPTVTIMLEYDALANGHACGHNLIATSGLMAAAGLAKVMKDTPGRVWVIGTPDEERGSMGGGKVALLEGGYFDGSDVVFITHGSDRWSLDQRLLAMKRATFTFKGKSAHAAAAPHKGINALRGVLLTFNCVDSLREHLRQDVRIHGVIPKGGGPVNVVPDLAQAEFACRALDTITMENAYQKIVNCAKAGELGTGATLEFKEPRVALKAAISVPPLLEDVQAHLKALGVSNDQFKDFDELASSDLGMVSYTYPTVNVWFKIAPEGTALHSDAFREAANSDEGWKSTVVVAKAVALSAYDMLTKPEKRKAVQESFQAIKAKEGK
- a CDS encoding acyl-CoA thioester hydrolase/BAAT C-terminal domain-containing protein, producing the protein MRPFEKCPVCGGELVEKDVEKMKYKKKNVLFWQSPLPSNSPQRTFNSYSFISIFLGVFLIFSLGGCPRGTVAEKIEKGDQSMEPELIVQPQQVLIGDPIWIQVNNLSANQMVTITISGQDQLGNIWTSEATFQAKANGTVDISSDAPIEGSYQGVDQAGLFWSMTCKPTGEYVSPFVAMHLLTVTLMVNGEKKVSQNIERIAYQHIEQQNLTEPIVGVFFKPQEITQPTPALIVLGGSEGGYNQGWAAVLASKTRMPTLALAYFGLEGLPSTLENIPLETIQKAIDWLNQQPTVKKDCFGLIGASRGGELAILAASIFPQIKAVVGYTPSGIIWEGIGNQNTSAWTFQGKPFPYLRVMISDEMNKLFLEAQKNGTVYFNAPSFLYSLKMQQSQIPEATIPVENSKAAFLLIGNPQDGVWPSDILSKYTIDRLREHNYPHSYELLSYNNGGHMLIPYPYYPTTMREFYLPTVKVWEGLGGTARDAAKAAEDSWPKVIEFLHRELETE
- a CDS encoding nuclear transport factor 2 family protein, which encodes MPGEGSHPTKCRKRLQTMSRFPFFVNSNQVEEKGGGMKKRLLIVFAAFVALAGCASHQGPSRTVSNTYIETCKETTEQEIGSLFDRWNQSLMTGDAHQVVANYAEHSILLPTVSNKPRLTPAEKEDYFHHFLENGPSGRIDMRYIDIGCNAAVDAGLYTFTFAKTGQQISGRYTFTYRWNGSEWLITSHHSSVMPEKN